ATGCCTATAGTTATTGCGTATACTATTTATGTGTACAGAGTTTTTAAGGGTAAGGTTTCCTGAAGCTTTATTTACAATGTTTTTCTATATAAGAAATTACTTATAATTTTTTCACACAGAGGTCGTAGAGAATCAGGAGAATGATTAAGTTTTTGGATTGATTAGCAAACAAAACTATTTTTATTAAAGGAGGATATGATTTATGGCTACAAAACAATTAGAAGTATATAAATGCGATATTTGTGGCAATATCGTTGAGGTGCTTCATGAAGGCAAAGGCGATCTAGTCTGCTGTGGTCAGCCTATGAAGCTTCAGGTAGAAAATACTGTAGATGCATCAAAAGAAAAGCACGTACCAGCAGTAGAAAAAACTGCGGAAGGCATCAAAGTACAGGTTGGCAGTGTTGAACATCCTATGGAAGAAAAGCATTATATTGAATGGATACAGCTTATTGCCGGTGGCAAATCATACAGGCAATTCTTGAAACCTGGCGAAAAGCCAGTAGCCATATTCAAAGTTGACGCTTCCACCTACACAGTACGTGAATATTGCAATCTGCACGGCTTATGGAAAGCATAATATTATTTTAAGGAGGTATTAAGATAGTATGGCAAAGAGCGTTAAAGGAACACGTA
This region of Spirochaetota bacterium genomic DNA includes:
- a CDS encoding desulfoferrodoxin — encoded protein: MATKQLEVYKCDICGNIVEVLHEGKGDLVCCGQPMKLQVENTVDASKEKHVPAVEKTAEGIKVQVGSVEHPMEEKHYIEWIQLIAGGKSYRQFLKPGEKPVAIFKVDASTYTVREYCNLHGLWKA